Proteins from a single region of Malassezia restricta chromosome IV, complete sequence:
- a CDS encoding aryl-alcohol dehydrogenase encodes MEYVRLGESGLKVSRVILGCMSYGTPDWFEWVLNEEESLPLLHHAYQMGINTWDTADVYSMGKSEELVGKALKLYNIPRERVVIMSKCFFGVADDGSMPPILAMTSNDGAMVNRVGLSRKHIFDAVEASVRRLGTYIDVLQIHRLDRDTPKEEIMRALNDVIERGWVRYIGASSMAAWEFQQLQNLAEKHGWHKFISMQNFYNLLYREEEREMIPYCHDTGVGLVPWSPIARGILARPWTERSTKREHTDGFLHRLLRSRETEADKAIVDRVQELASKKGVSMAQVAIAWTLSKGVCPILGLSKKERINEAIDALQVKLSEEETQYLEAPYVPKSVCGY; translated from the coding sequence ATGGAATATGTTCGGCTGGGCGAATCGGGCCTGAAGGTCTCGCGTGTGATTCTAGGATGCATGTCATATGGCACGCCGGACTGGTTCGAATGGGTGCTGAATGAAGAAGAATCTCTGCCGCTGCTACACCATGCGTACCAGATGGGGATCAATACGTGGGATACGGCCGATGTGTACAGCATGGGCAAGTCGGAAGAACTTGTCGGCAAGGCCCTAAAGCTGTACAACATTCCCCGTGAGCGCGTTGTCATCATGTCCAAGTGCTTCTTTGGCGTGGCAGACGATGGTAGTATGCCGCCCATTCTTGCGATGACATCCAATGATGGCGCTATGGTGAATCGTGTAGGACTCTCGCGCAAACACATCTTTGATGCCGTTGAAGCTAGTGTCCGGCGTTTGGGAACGTATATTGATGTTCTTCAGATTCATCGCTTGGATCGTGATACGCCCAAAGAGGAGATTATGCGTGCCCTCAACGATGTGATTGAACGTGGCTGGGTGCGCTACATTGGCGCGAGTTCGATGGCAGCCTGGGAGttccagcagctccaaAATCTGGCCGAGAAGCACGGATGGCACAAGTTTATTTCGATGCAGAACTTTTACAACCTCTTGTATCGTGAGGAAGAACGCGAGATGATCCCCTACTGCCATGATACGGGTGTGGGACTCGTGCCGTGGTCTCCCATTGCTCGGGGCATTCTTGCACGTCCATGGACCGAGAGATCCACGAAGCGCGAGCACACAGATGGTTTCCTACACAGGCTTCTTCGTTCGCGAGAAACCGAGGCTGACAAGGCCATTGTCGATCGTGTTCAAGAGCTTGCTTCGAAGAAAGGCGTGTCTATGGCACAAGTGGCTATCGCTTGGACTTTGTCTAAAGGTGTGTGCCCCATTCTCGGACTGAGCAAGAAGGAGCGTATCAATGAAGCTATTGACGCCCTGCAAGTCAAGCTGTCCGAGGAAGAGACGCAATATCTCGAGGCGCCTTATGTCCCGAAATCTGTGTGTGGGTACTAA
- a CDS encoding multifunctional beta-oxidation protein, producing the protein MADFPAVENGQISFKNRVVVVTGAGGGLGKTYALFYASRGAKVLVNDLGTTPDGKKAADLAVEQITQAGGEAIANYDSNTQGAKIIQQAIDKWGRVDILINNAGILRDKSFKSMSDKEWDQVMAVHVHGSFACAHAAWPHMRKQKFGRIINTSSAAGLYGNFGQANYSAAKLALVAFSKTLGIEGEKYNILANSIAPVAASKMTETVMPPEMLENLRPEFVVPIVAYLTSAENKDVNGEVFEMGAGFYAMLRRQRSHGHVFRTDQTFTPEAVREQLNTILDFDERPEYPKRITDANYLDLLERAKEAPANAQGDKKIDYQNQTVLVTGAGAGLGRAYAQLFARLGANVVVNDMSEKAALAVVDEIKSAGGRAAPSVGSVEDGEKRVQDAVDAFGGLHVIVNNAGILRDKSFAGANEKDWNLVMNVHLRGTYKVCKAAWPIFSKQKYGRIINTTSAVGLYGNFGQANYSTAKSGILGLTQTLAVEGERNNILANTIAPNAGTAMTATIWPQEMVDAFKPDFVAPLVAYLGSNECECTKSLFEVSGGWIAAVRWERSGGCAFSTARPVTPEMIQKKWAKITDFDPERASWPAAPSESLGDMISNFGNEEPDDDAEDFVDPEDTPEIKQAKQTDYESTEFAYEDRDVILYNLGVGATEKDLDLVFEQADEFKALPTFGVIPPFSAGSSISFDSFLPNFSPMMLLHGEQYLAIKGPIPTSGVLVNKPRVIEVLDKGKAAAVTTLTTTVNKATGETVFENQMTTFIRGSGGFGGKKTGRDRGNASAANKPPSRPADKVVKEKTSESQAALYRLSGDLNPLHIDPSFAAVGGFDKPILHGLCSFGIAGKHVFRAFGAFSDIKVRFTGHVFPGETLETSMWKEGNKVIFVTKVVERGTMALGAAAATLA; encoded by the coding sequence ATGGCTGATTTTCCTGCTGTAGAGAACGGACAGATTTCCTTTAAGAAtcgtgtcgtcgtcgtcaccgGTGCCGGTGGCGGCCTCGGTAAGACATATGCTCTTTTCTATGCGTCGCGTGGCGCTAAAGTGCTCGTAAATGACCTGGGTACTACGCCGGATGGCAAGAAGGCCGCCGATCTTGCTGTGGAGCAAATCACCCAGGCTGGTGGCGAGGCCATCGCCAACTATGACTCGAATACACAAGGCGCCAAGATCATTCAACAGGCCATTGACAAGTGGGGCCGTGTGGATATTCTCATCAACAACGCAGGTATTCTTCGTGACAAGTCTTTCAAATCTATGAGCGACAAGGAGTGGGACCAGGTGATGGCCGTGCACGTCCACGGCTCGTTTGCCTGCGCACACGCTGCTTGGCCTCACATGCGCAAGCAGAAATTCGGTCGTATCATCAATACATCGTCGGCTGCGGGTCTGTATGGCAACTTTGGTCAGGCCAACTACTCGGCCGCCAAGCTTGCACTGGTAGCTTTCAGCAAAACGCTTGGTATTGAGGGCGAGAAGTACAACATTCTTGCCAACTCGATTGCGCCTGTCGCTGCTTCCAAGATGACGGAAACGGTGATGCCGCCAGAGATGCTCGAGAACCTCCGCCCCGAATTTGTGGTCCCGATTGTAGCATACCTTACGTCCGCTGAGAACAAGGACGTGAACGGTGAGGTGTTTGAAATGGGTGCTGGCTTTTACGCTATgctccgccgccagcgctcgcacggccatgtATTCCGCACGGACCAGACCTTCACACCTGAGGctgtgcgtgagcagctcaacACCATCCTCGACTTTGACGAACGCCCCGAGTATCCTAAGCGCATCACGGATGCCAACTAcctcgacctgctcgagcgtgccaaggagGCCCCTGCCAACGCCCAGGGCGACAAGAAGATTGACTACCAGAATCAGACTGTGCTGGTGACGGGTGCCGGCGCCGGTCTTGGTCGTGCATACGCTCAACTCTTTGCTCGTCTCGGCGCTAATGTGGTCGTGAACGATATGAGCGAGAAGGCAGCTTTGGCTGTGGTGGACGAGATTAAGAGCGCCGGTGGCCGTGCGGCTCccagcgtcggcagcgtcgAAGACGGTGAGAAGCGTGTGCAAGACGCCGTAGACGCCTTTGGTGGTCTCCATGTCATTGTGAACAATGCCGGTATTCTGCGTGACAAGTCGTTCGCCGGTGCGAATGAGAAGGACTGGAACCTTGTGATGAATGTGCACCTGCGTGGTACGTACAAGGTGTGCAAAGCTGCCTGGCCCATCTTCTCGAAGCAGAAGTACGGTCGTATCATCAACACCACGTCGGCTGTGGGACTCTATGGTAACTTTGGTCAAGCGAACTACTCGACCGCCAAGTCGGGTATCCTTGGTCTGACGCAAACGCTGGCCGTGGAGGGTGAGCGGAACAACATTCTTGCCAACACGATCGCTCCCAACGCCGGCACAGCGATGACGGCTACGATCTGGCCACAGGAGATGGTCGATGCTTTCAAGCCCGACTTTGTGGCTCCTTTGGTCGCTTACCTCGGTAGCAACGAGTGTGAATGCACCAAGAGTCTGTTTGAGGTGTCCGGTGGCTGGATCGCCGCTGTGCGCTGGGAGCGCTCCGGCGGCTGCGCATTCTCGACGGCGCGTCCCGTCACGCCTGAGATGATCCAGAAGAAGTGGGCCAAGATCACCGACTTTGACCCTGAGCGTGCCTCGTGGCCCGCGGCGCCTAGCGAGTCGCTTGGCGACATGATCTCGAACTTTGGCAACGAGGAGCccgatgacgacgccgaAGACTTTGTGGACCCCGAGGACACGCCTGAGATCAAGCAGGCCAAGCAAACGGACTACGAGTCGACCGAGTTTGCGTACGAGGACCGTGATGTGATCCTGTACAATTTGGGTGTGGGCGCCACGGAGAAGGACCTCGACCTCGTATTTGAGCAGGCAGATGAATTCAAGGCGCTTCCGACGTTCGGTGTGATTCCGCCTTTCTCGGCGGGCAGCAGCATTTCGTTTGACTCGTTCTTGCCCAACTTCTCGCCGATGATGCTTCTGCACGGCGAGCAGTACCTGGCCATCAAGGGTCCGATCCCCACGTCAGGTGTCCTGGTGAATAAGCCTCGTGTCATTGAGGTGCTTGACAAGGGCAAGGCTGCTGCTGTGACGACGCTCACCACAACGGTGAACAAGGCCACGGGCGAGACGGTGTTTGAGAACCAGATGACGACGTTCATCCGTGGCTCGGGTGGCTTTGGCGGCAAGAAGACAGGCCGTGACCGTGGCAACGCTTCGGCAGCCAACAAGCCGCCGTCGCGTCCTGCCGACAAGGTTGTGAAAGAGAAGACTAGCGAGTCGCAGGCTGCTCTGTACCGCTTGAGCGGCGACCTGAACCCTCTGCACATTGACCCGAGCTTCGCTGCTGTGGGTGGCTTTGACAAGCCGATCCTGCATGGTCTATGCTCGTTTGGTATCGCTGGCAAGCACGTGTTCCGTGCCTTTGGTGCGTTCTCCGACATCAAGGTGCGTTTCACGGGCCATGTGTTCCCTGGTGAGACGCTCGAGACCTCCATGTGGAAGGAAGGCAACAAGGTCATCTTTGTGACCAAGGTGGTGGAGCGTGGTACGATGGCTCTgggcgctgctgccgccacCCTCGCTTAA
- a CDS encoding DUF757 domain protein — translation MSLSTFDPNQAQNLPEIEKQIAVRCVEHAQTYWSLLQKVRGSALRLTKLDNDIYSDFEQTFPELASSDDAIRKIDEDAMKSPAGKEKWRNFIMKYEKTVADYNFGTLIRTDASDEYTQDNTIFLTRFQFYVFEIARCRRGMNDWVFHQARKEKSENAAK, via the exons atgtcgtTGAGTACATTCGACCCGAACCAAGCCCAAAATCTACCAGAAATCGAAAAGCAGATCGCCGTACGCTGCGTGGAGCATGCTCAGACGTACTGGAGCCTCTTGCAAAAAGTCCGTGGCTCGGCTCTTCGTCTGACCAA ACTCGACAACGACATTTACTCCGACTTTGAGCAGACGTTCCCGGAACTGGCCTCGTCGGATGATGCCATTCGTAAGATTGACGAGGACGCAATGAAGAGCCCTGCTGGCAAGGAAAAATGGCGGAACTTTATCATGAAGTACGAAAAGACGGTGGCTGATTACAACTTTGGCACGCTCATTCGTACAGATGCATCGGATGAATACACACAAGACAATACCATCTTTT TGACGCGTTTCCAATTTTATGTCTTTGAGATTGCCCGTTGCCGCCGCGGCATGAACGACTGGGTATTTCACCAAGCGCGCAAAGAAAAGAGTGAGAACGCCGCCAAGTAA
- a CDS encoding NADH-ubiquinone oxidoreductase subunit — translation MSLARTINHIRNGGFAKYWRDMQYIGDAKWGRMVGLDSNGNAYWENYEEQPGRQRWVDFKQPDYDSTQIEPIWHAWLSHTRAEPPSTDPMVSKFEKPWQIPAYENFTGTRGAYRPYNTTKPKLYAWEPKIAARHG, via the exons ATGTCGTTAGCACGTACCATCAACCACATCAGAAATGGCGGCTTTGCCAAGTACTGGCGTGACATGCAATATATCGGCGATGCCAAGTGGGGTCGTATGGTAGGCCTTGACAG CAATGGCAACGCATACTGGGAAAATTATGAGGAGCAGCCCGGTCGTCAGCGCTGGGTTGACTTTAAGCAGCCCGACTACGACAGCACCCAGATCGAACCGATCTGGCACGCTTGGCTCTCGCACActcgtgccgagccaccCAGCACGGATCCGATGGTGTCCAAGTTTGAAAAGCCCTGGCAGATCCCCGCCTATGAAAACTTTACAGGTACCCGTGGAGCATATCGTCCATACAACACGACGAAGCCCAAGCTGTACGCATGGGAACCCAAGAtcgctgctcggcacggaTAA
- a CDS encoding protein phosphatase methylesterase 1: MSRDLRVALFKQRHPPPLHHEDKEYEDEHDELGDLPSFGAGSTSPARAPASFTPLSSDDCFATALEIDILCAPNTHATIRAYYTPPRGESNTVVVCHHGAGFGALSYALMARDVSALSQGELGILAYDCRGHGRSTFPSHIVKDMSLASLTSDMIAVLQTLFPASDARPSIILLGHSMGGAVAVETAHALERQNDIRVTGVVMIDIVEETSLELLPSMSRIVRQRPEGFVSVASAIQWHVKTRTIRNAESARRSVPSLVHQSRRHAMLPWRWNADLIATEPYWTGWFQGLSSKFLTCRAARLLVLAETDRLDQTLMIGQMQGKYQLSISPHAGHCVQEDAPYATARTLVQFWRRNDRLPPGLRPVGTT; this comes from the coding sequence ATGTCTCGAGATTTGCGTGTCGCGTTGTTCAAACAACGACATCCGCCCCCATTACATCACGAGGACAAGGAGTATGAAGACGAGCATGATGAGCTCGGTGACCTCCCGTCGTTTGGCGCAGGGTCTACGTCGCCGGCCCGTGCTCCTGCCTCGTTTACGCCCCTCTCCTCTGACGACTGCTTCGCCACAGCGTTGGAGATCGACATTCTATGTGCACCTAACACACATGCGACAATACGTGCGTACTATACGCCCCCCCGAGGTGAGTCGAATACGGTCGTGGTGTGCCATCATGGCGCTGGCTTTGGTGCCCTGTCGTATGCACTCATGGCCCGCGACGTATCGGCCTTGAGCCAGGGTGAACTTGGCATCTTAGCGTACGACTGCCGTGGGCATGGAAGGTCGACATTCCCATCCCACATCGTGAAGGACATGTCCCTCGCATCTCTGACGTCTGACATGAtcgctgtgctgcagaCGCTTTTTCCAGCTTcggacgcgcgtccctcCATCATTCTGTTGGGTCATTCCATGGGTGGTGCGGTGGCGGTCGAAACGGCTCACGCTTTAGAGCGCCAAAACGACATTCGCGTCACGGGCGTAGTTATGATTGATATCGTGGAAGAAACTTCGCTCGAGCTTCTGCCGAGCATGAGTCGCATCGTTCGTCAAAGGCCGGAGGGATTCGTTAGTGTGGCATCGGCCATTCAGTGGCATGTAAAAACACGCACGATTCGCAATGCGGAGAGTGCGCGCCGAAGTGTGCCATCGCTCGTGCACCAGTCCCGGAGACATGCTATGCTGCCTTGGCGCTGGAACGCTGACTTGATTGCTACGGAACCGTACTGGACAGGATGGTTCCAAGGGCTGTCGTCCAAGTTTTtgacgtgccgcgccgcccgacTCCTTGTGCTGGCTGAGACGGATCGACTCGATCAGACTCTGATGATTGGCCAAATGCAGGGCAAATACCAACTGTCCATCAGTCCTCACGCAGGCCACTGTGTCCAGGAGGACGCGCCGTATGCGACGGCGCGTACGCTCGTCCAGTTCTGGCGGCGAAACGACCGACTCCCACCCGGGCTCCGTCCTGTAGGTACGACCTAG
- a CDS encoding phospholipase C, whose product MVGFKSLFGAVSVAVALAGVKAADSLKDIEHVVFFMQENRAFDHYFGTMAGVRGFQDPNVQMHPNNKSIFTQPVDSSIKPAPPKDVKELMYFYVGQAGGHYSNSTQCMVGGSNGWEENHAAWNNGKNDGWALHNTPYSLGYYKRKELPVHFALAEEFIVGDSYHESVTSASDTNRAVWLSGTINSPGSTPGGEPTKQGGPVVDDHRAAGCEKDSRGNPVACLPLKWKTIPEYLEEQNISWLVYEDTDNGYHNMLEQFEQYEHDIIKQGPLAKKGIYRPGLNKFMFDLKNGSLPQVSYIVTPIELSEHPPNTPDDGAWIQSHVINSLMKSQYWNRTVLIMNYDETGGFADHVMSPLSPKGTDGEWMEDPFDHKLGQQPVGPGYRVPFYVVSPWTRKGGVFTEIASHDSCILFLEKWSAAHGKNWTSKELNPWRRKHMSDLMSVFDFSKRDMSVPRLPHVSKASKDPVTWKWNGVPICQARYNNDNQPPVPYGNQTELKKGFEVEKGYKRVRGALTEGRHLVFETYNMALTVKDGKLQSGKASSKKDDKKQMFVLHWQGKEPKDGRGFRISTQADKKKFLTKDLTFSSKEDDAVEVHFTDKGNGLGHVLSYDKKYLTQNQDGKVEWVDSNPTTFSIYSVTF is encoded by the coding sequence ATGGTTGGTTTCAAGAGCCTTTTCGGCGCGGTGTccgtcgccgtcgctcTGGCTGGCGTTAAGGCTGCGGACTCGCTGAAGGAcatcgagcacgtcgtgtTCTTTATGCAAGAAAACCGTGCCTTCGACCACTACTTCGGTACGATGGCTGGTGTCCGTGGTTTCCAGGACCCGAACGTGCAGATGCACCCGAACAACAAGTCAATCTTCACGCAGCCGGTGGACTCGTCCATCAAGCCTGCCCCGCCTAAGGACGTGAAGGAGCTGATGTACTTCTACGTCGGCCAGGCTGGTGGCCACTACTCGAACTCTACTCAGTGCATGGTGGGTGGCTCGAATGGCTGGGAAGAAAACCACGCTGCCTGGAACAATGGCAAGAACGATGGTTGGGCGCTGCACAACACCCCATACTCGCTTGGTTACTATAAGCGCAAGGAGCTTCCTGTGCACTTTGCCTTGGCTGAAGAGTTCATCGTGGGTGACTCTTACCATGAGAGTGTCACCTCTGCCTCGGACACCAACCGTGCTGTTTGGCTGTCTGGTACGATCAACTCGCCTGGCTCGACTCCCGGTGGTGAACCCACCAAGCAGGGTGGTCCTGTGGTGGATGACCACCGTGCCGCTGGCTGTGAGAAGGACTCGCGCGGAAACCCCGTTGCTTGCCTTCCGTTGAAGTGGAAGACGATCCCTGAGTACCTGGAGGAGCAGAACATTTCTTGGCTCGTGTACGAGGATACCGACAATGGCTATCATAACATGCTTGAACAGTTCGAGCAGTACGAGCACGACATTATCAAGCAAGGTCCTCTGGCCAAGAAGGGTATCTACCGCCCTGGTCTGAACAAGTTCATGTTCGACCTCAAAAACGGCAGTCTCCCCCAGGTATCGTACATCGTTACGCCTATTGAGCTGTCGGAGCATCCCCCTAACACGCCGGACGATGGAGCTTGGATCCAGAGCCACGTTATCAACTCGCTGATGAAGAGCCAGTACTGGAACCGCACAGTCTTGATTATGAACTACGATGAGACGGGTGGTTTCGCTGACCACGTCATGTCCCCACTCTCGCCCAAGGGTACCGATGGTGAGTGGATGGAAGACCCCTTCGACCACAAGCTTGGTCAGCAGCCCGTTGGTCCAGGCTACCGTGTGCCTTTCTACGTCGTGTCGCCGTGGACTCGTAAGGGTGGTGTATTCACTGAGATTGCCTCGCACGACAGCTGTATCCTGTTCCTTGAGAAGTGGTcggccgcgcacggcaAGAACTGGACGAGTAAGGAGCTGAACCCATGGCGCCGCAAGCATATGAGTGACCTCATGTCTGTCTTCGACTTCTCGAAGCGTGATATGAGCGTGCCGCGTCTGCCCCACGTTTCTAAGGCTTCCAAGGACCCTGTCACTTGGAAGTGGAATGGCGTGCCTATCTGCCAGGCCCGTTACAACAACGACAACCAGCCTCCTGTGCCTTACGGTAACCAGACGGAGCTGAAGAAGGGCTTCGAAGTTGAGAAGGGTTACAAGCGTGTTCGTGGCGCACTTACCGAGGGTCGTCACCTCGTGTTTGAGACCTACAACATGGCTCTCACCGTCAAGGACGGCAAGCTGCAGTCTGGTAAGGCTAGCTCGAAGAAGGACGACAAGAAGCAAATGTTTGTGCTTCACTGGCAGGGCAAGGAGCCCAAGGATGGCCGTGGCTTCCGCATCTCGACGCAGGCCGACAAGAAGAAGTTCCTCACGAAGGACCTGACCTTCTCGTCTAAGGAGGATGATGCCGTCGAGGTGCACTTCACGGACAAGGGCAATGGTTTGGGTCACGTCCTGTCCTACGATAAGAAGTACTTGACGCAAAACCAGGACGGCAAGGTTGAGTGGGTTGACTCGAACCCCACGACCTTTAGCATTTACAGTGTGACGTTTTAG
- a CDS encoding uncharacterized protein (asparagine), giving the protein MCGIALGVWHHEDTQPHDAWASVISQIQRRGRDAYHSVACTQEGTRWELHASVLCLRGKELTPQPITSQDGHLHLAWNGQIFSSEHEDDPLLDMERNDGAIIMTRLEEHADQIPDVLVSTLSAVDGPYAFVLVDTRNACIYYGRDPLGRRSLLHTTTQGAWHLASVSGAAWKAHWKEVDCDALWQVTWGQAPVRIPRRTSRFVLRAPCDDAPDHAALVPDLQAVLSESVRQRVQKTRHARIGLLFSGGLDCTVLAALTAQHHAGPIDLINVSFENPRAIAAAWAVAEAPVKHDTFPADPYAVPDRVTARESYAQLAQLYPTHTFRLVQVNVPYAEYVSCLDTVQMLMSPQASVMDLSIAAALFFASRGEGYVDGVPYKTDARILLSGLGADELLAGYARHRQAWRRGGYDALTKELQLDLDRIPTRNLGRDDRVLSSHNREVRYPYLARKVVAYLASLPVQAKAYFELDELGDKYLLRCLATHLGLTYAAQLPKRAIQFGTRSAKMDAAGAHAKGTAQAFAS; this is encoded by the coding sequence ATGTGTGGCATTGCGTTGGGTGTGTGGCACCACGAGGATACGCAGCCACACGATGCATGGGCCTCCGTGATCAGCCAAATACAAAGGCGTGGTCGTGATGCCTATCATTCCGTGGCATGCACGCAGGAGGGTACTCGATGGGAGCTCCACGCCTCTGTTCTGTGCCTGCGTGGCAAAGAACTCACACCGCAGCCCATTACGTCGCAAGATGGGCATTTGCACCTTGCATGGAACGGTCAAATTTTTTCGTCCGAACATGAGGATGATCCTCTTCTCGATATGGAAAGAAATGACGGCGCGATCATCATGACGCGTCTCGAAGAACACGCTGATCAAATCCCTGACGTGCTGGTATCCACACTGTCAGCGGTCGACGGGCCATATGCTTTTGTGCTGGTGGATACGCGGAACGCATGTATATACTATGGACGTGATCCACTGGGCCGCAGGTCGCTTCTACATACCACCACGCAAGGAGCTTGGCACCTGGCATCGGTCTCAGGGGCCGCGTGGAAAGCGCATTGGAAAGAAGTCGACTGTGACGCGCTTTGGCAAGTGACATGGGGACAGGCGCCTGTACGTATTCCACGCCGCACATCCCGATTCGTCTtgcgtgcgccgtgcgATGACGCTCCCGatcatgcggcgctggtccCCGATTTGCAGGCTGTCTTATCTGAGAGCGTGCGACAGCGTGTGCAGAAAacgcggcatgcgcggATAGGCCTGCTATTCTCGGGGGGCTTGGACTGCACAGTGCTAGCGGCCCTGACAGCTCAGCACCATGCTGGCCCCATTGATTTGATCAATGTGTCGTTTGAGAATCCACGTGCCattgcagcagcatgggcCGTGGCTGAAGCACCTGTCAAGCATGATACCTTTCCTGCTGATCCGTACGCCGTGCCTGATCGTGTCACCGCCCGTGAGAGTTacgcgcagctggctcAGTTATACCCCACGCACACATTTCGACTGGTACAAGTGAATGTGCCGTACGCGGAGTACGTGTCGTGCCTCGATACGGTGCAGATGCTCATGTCCCCACAGGCGAGCGTCATGGACTTGTCGATTGCCGCAGCCCTCTTTTTCGCCTCGCGTGGTGAGGGCTATGTCGATGGTGTGCCGTACAAGACGGATGCACGCATCTTGCTCTCTGGCCTCGGAGCGGACGAATTACTCGCAGGCTATGCACGACATCGACAGGCatggcgccgcggcggctATGACGCGCTCACAAAGGAATTGCAACTGGATCTCGACCGGATCCCTACGCGCAATTTAGGGCGTGATGACCGCGTGCTGAGTTCTCACAACCGTGAGGTCCGATACCCCTACTTGGCGCGCAAGGTCGTGGCCTACCTTGCCTCTCTCCCCGTCCAAGCCAAAGCGTACTTtgagctcgacgagctgggcgATAAGTATCTCCTACGTTGCCTAGCTACGCATCTAGGGCTTACCTATGCCGCTCAGCTTCCCAAGCGCGCGATTCAGTTCGGGACGCGGAGTGCCAAAATGgacgcggccggcgccCATGCCAAAGGCACCGCGCAGGCCTTTGCTTCGTag
- a CDS encoding tRNA modification GTPase, which yields MRCVRRLTTAAPTIYALASGRPPCGVAIVRVSGAHAPSVYEHMCASDKEARPFRMMRRAIVHPRTREKLDDALVTFFPHGRSFTGQATLELHLHGSAAVVRDVLEALSDMQRVLETRDIRPALPGEFTRRAFEHGRMDLTACEALDSLLHAETTQQRRFAQRAASGYQARMYDQLHMQLLDACAHTEAMLDFDDEDQIDTQLWHRVRDTVQRMRTYLASELQLDTPTHQRTYADAVMHGLRIALYGRPNAGKSSLLNRLVRRDAAIVTPYAGTTRDIIEVSMELAGYRVSLADTAGLRKAHDVIEKMGMERTQTYVQEADLRVLVCTPDDLGGCVPAAGHRRLPKDMLERWGAHMDEPVLVLVNKMDTYTPSPTDMDAEDGVPCVIWHTSVRHNVGIDTLLHDLASQVSRLYEKDEGSVPLVTQARHRHLLLEVVASLDAMLRYDELDDAPDLVMMAEELRRAASALAQVTGRAITSDTVLGEIFARFCIGK from the exons atgcgctgcgtacGACGCCTGACGACGGCCGCGCCCACCATTTATGCGTTGGCGAGTGGGCGGCCGCCGTGTGGTGTAGCGATTGTGCGCGTGTCTGG TGCCCACGCGCCGTCTGTGTACGAACACATGTGCGCTTCGGATAAGGAGGCACGGCCGTTCCGCATGATGCGCCGAGCGATTGTGCATCCACGTACGCGTGAAAAgctggacgatgcgctggtgACCTTCTTTCCGCACGGAAGATCCTTCACGGGGCAAGCGACGTTAGAGCTGCATTTGCACGGAAGTGCTGCTGTCGTGCGAgatgtgctcgaggcgttgagcgacatgcagcgtgtgctTGAGACGCGCGATATCCGGCCAGCTCTGCCCGGCGAATtcacacgccgcgcctTTGAGCATGGACGCATGGACTTGACGGcgtgcgaggcgctcgactCGCTACTACACGCCGAAAccacgcagcagcggcggTTCGCGCAACGAGCGGCCAGTGGATACCAAGCACGTATGTACGACCAATTACAtatgcagctgctcgatgcctGCGCACATACGGAAGCCATGCTGGATtttgacgacgaggacCAAATTGATACGCAGCTGTGGCATCGTGTGCGCGACACggtgcagcgcatgcgaaCCTACCTCGCGAgcgagctgcagctcgacaCGCCCACGCACCAACGCACCTATGCGGACGCCGTCATGCATGGTCTGCGCATTGCCCTGTATGGTCGGCCTAACGCCGGCAAATCGTCCCTCCTGAatcgcctcgtccgtcgTGATGCAGCCATTGTCACACCCTACGCTGGTACGACGCGCGATATCATCGAAGTGAGTATGGAATTAGCTGGCTACCGCGTTTCGCTCGCAGATACGGCCGGTCTTCGTAAAGCGCATGACGTGATCGAAAAGATGGGCATGGAGCGCACACAGACATACGTACAAGAGGCGGATCTGCGTGTCTTGGTATGCACACCAGACGACCTGggcggctgcgtgccgGCGGCGGGCCACAGGCGCCTTCCAAaggacatgctcgagcgctgGGGAGCGCACATGGACGAGCCCGTCTTGGTGCTGGTGAACAAGATGGATACGTATACCCCCTCGCCCACTGACATGGACGCGGAGGACGGCGTGCCCTGCGTCATTTGGCACACGAGCGTACGGCACAATGTGGGTATCGATACGCTCCTGCATGACCTCGCATCGCAGGTGTCCCGTCTTTACGAGAAAGACGAGGGGAGTGTGCCTCTTGTAACGCAggcgcggcatcgacatcTCTTGCTGGAGGTAGTCGCGAgcctcgatgccatgctgcgatacgacgagctcgacgacgcaccTGACCTCGTCATGATGGCGGAGGAGCTCCGACGCGCTGCCAGTGCCCTGGCACAAGTCACGGGGCGCGCCATTACCTCAGACACGGTGCTCGGGGAGATTTTTGCCCGCTTTTGCATAGGAAAATAA